In Thunnus maccoyii chromosome 3, fThuMac1.1, whole genome shotgun sequence, the following proteins share a genomic window:
- the myorg gene encoding myogenesis-regulating glycosidase: MYQVVPGGAGGTITDVIPKQKHTKDTRPLVGAGVIGLVLVIAAVTAWCYYIASLRKAELLKTQLLDLNKDGYIIRNKGGSIVFRMDFRSGTLDLDSCSKEGEILSCGRTTDRKLNFFIETVRPKDTVQCYRVRWEELVPDIPVEHAMTYKFAHWYGGAVSAIQHWPISISGQQAPKPFVTSDIYSNRNEFGGILESYWLSSNATAIKINNSVPFHLGWNDTERTMYFQARYNDSPFKPDPGEAPCAELSYRVCVGLDVTSIHKYMVRRYFNKPNKVPAKAMFRHPIWSTWALHKTDIDQEKLLTYAANIRKYNFNCSHLELDDRYTSRYGEFEFDITKFPNASAMFQKLKSDGFLMSLWIHPFVNYDSENFHTCVKRGLFVREPTGRLPALVRWWNGIGGILDFTNPEARDWFSSQLRSLRSKYGVSSFKFDAGETNYLPWKFSTRYPIRDPSFFTRRYTEMAIPYNDRAELRSGYQSQNISCFFRPIDRDSVWGYELGLKSLIPTVLTISILGYQFILPDMIGGNAYLNRTDGDRALPDRELYIRWLELSAFMPSMQFSIPPWEYDNEVVEIARKYTALHQSIVAPRVLELAGEVLDTGDPIIRPLWWIATGDETAYKIDSQFLIGDDLMVAPVLEPGKQERDIYLPAGHWRSYKGERFDIKEPLHLTDYPVDLDEIAYFVWV, encoded by the exons ATGTACCAAGTTGtaccaggaggagctggaggcaCAATTACAGATGTTATCCCCAAGCAGAAACACACCAAGGACACTCGACCCTTAGTCGGAGCTGGAGTAATCGGCCTTGTGCTGGTGATTGCAGCAGTGACTGCATGGTGTTATTACATAGCCTCTCTACGCAAAGCTGAGCTGCTTAAGACTCAGCTGTTGGATCTGAATAAAGATGGCTACATTATCCGCAACAAAGGAGGGTCTATTGTTTTCAGAATGGATTTCAG GTCAGGGACATTGGATTTGGATTCTTGCTCTAAAGAAGGGGAGATTTTGAGCTGTGGACGCACCactgacagaaaactgaatttctttATTGAGACGGTGAGACCCAAAGACACAGTACAATGCTATCGTGTGCGTTGGGAGGAACTGGTTCCTGACATTCCTGTTGAGCATGCCATGACATACAAGTTTGCACACTGGTATGGTGGTGCAGTGTCAGCAATTCAGCACTGGCCTATTTCCATCTCTGGCCAACAGGCTCCCAAACCTTTTGTTACTAGTGATATCTACTCAAACCGCAATGAATTTGGTGGAATTTTGGAGAGTTATTGGCTTTCATCCAATGCTACCGCCATCAAGATCAATAATTCTGTGCCCTTCCACCTGGGCTGGAATGACACAGAGAGGACTATGTACTTCCAGGCGCGATACAATGACAGTCCCTTCAAGCCAGACCCAGGGGAGGCTCCGTGTGCTGAACTTAGCTACAGAGTATGTGTGGGCTTGGATGTGACATCCATACACAAGTACATGGTCCGCAGATACttcaacaaaccaaacaaagtgCCCGCCAAAGCCATGTTTCGCCATCCTATTTGGTCCACTTGGGCGCTACATAAGACTGATATTGATCAAGAGAAACTTTTGACGTATGCTGCCAACATACGAAAGTATAATTTTAACTGCAGCCACCTGGAACTAGATGACCGCTACACCAGTCGCTATGGGGAATTTGAGTTTGACATAACAAAGTTCCCCAATGCCTCAGCCATGTTCCAAAAGCTGAAATCAGATGGATTTCTCATGTCACTTTGGATTCACCCTTTTGTTAACTATGACTCAGAAAACTTCCATACCTGTGTAAAGAGGGGGCTGTTTGTCCGGGAGCCTACAGGCCGGCTGCCAGCCTTGGTGCGATGGTGGAATGGCATTGGCGGCATTTTGGACTTCACAAATCCAGAAGCTCGTGATTGGTTTTCCTCCCAGCTACGTTCCCTGCGCTCAAAGTATGGGGTGTCATCTTTTAAATTTGACGCAGGTGAGACCAACTACTTACCATGGAAATTTAGTACCAGATATCCCATTCGGGACCCAAGTTTTTTCACAAGACGTTACACAGAGATGGCCATCCCCTACAATGATAGAGCTGAGCTGCGTAGTGGCTACCAATCTCAGAACATCTCCTGCTTCTTCAGACCTATTGACAGGGACTCTGTGTGGGGGTATGAGTTGGGGCTCAAATCTCTTATTCCCACAGTGCTCACCATCAGCATTCTCGGCTATCAGTTTATTCTGCCTGACATGATCGGAGGGAATGCCTATCTGAACCGCACAGATGGAGATCGTGCATTGCCTGATCGAGAACTCTATATCCGCTGGCTGGAGCTGTCAGCTTTCATGCCCTCTATGCAGTTTTCTATTCCACCATGGGAATATGACAACGAGGTGGTTGAAATTGCACGGAAATACACAGCTCTCCATCAGAGCATTGTAGCGCCACGGGTCCTGGAGCTGGCTGGTGAGGTGCTGGACACTGGTGACCCAATCATACGGCCCCTGTGGTGGATTGCCACAGGTGATGAGACAGCCTATAAAATAGACTCCCAGTTCCTGATTGGGGATGACCTCATGGTAGCACCTGTTTTAGAGCCTGGAAAGCAAGAGCGTGATATCTACCTTCCAGCTGGCCATTGGAGAAGCTACAAGGGGGAGAGATTTGATATCAAGGAGCCACTGCACCTCACAGACTATCCTGTAGACCTGGATGAAATTGCTTACTTTGTTTGGGTGTAG